Below is a genomic region from Thunnus thynnus chromosome 22, fThuThy2.1, whole genome shotgun sequence.
CCATAGTGGAGGCGTCTCTGCAGCTTCCTCAGTCTATCTTTACTCAGTCTGCACTCCCCGGGCAGGTGGACGACACGGTCTACAAGCTCCACCTACTGGGCTTCCGCAATGGCAAGTTTTTTCCCTCCACCGGCAACTCCTCTCAACTGGCTgatggagggaagaggaggagtgtgGCCACCCCTGTCATCATGGCCATGATAGGTTAGTCTTAATGTTTTGGTATAGTCATAAGTGTTTGAATATGATTTGAGAAATCTGAGAATATTGTCAAACGTAAATGGAAGGAAACTTGACAGCACAACAAGAACTAAATAAGCATGTATCTCAATTAGGACACAAAACTCGTATTTATATATTCTTATAACCTTATGTCTGTGTTATCAGACGGCATGTCCCTGCGTGTCCTGCGGACCCCCGTTAACATCACCCTGAGGCGGTTTGCCCGCGGCTCGGACGCCGTGTCCGCCTGCTGGAACTTCAGCCTGGTGGGAGGCCAGGGAGGATGGCAGAGCGACGGCTGCCGCATCCTGGGCCATCACGACAACTTCACCACCATATCCTGCAACTCTCTCGGCAACTACGGCCTGCTCATGGTGGGAATTGTAGTCGGGTTATTCTTCTTTATGATCATGTTTATTGCATGGCGCAGAAACGTTTGGCTGTTAGTAAGGTGATGTTTTTCTAGCGATCAGCAGCACTTAGGATGCAATAAGTGTTGACCTCCAGTGTCATATTTtgcccacaacccaaagatattcagtttacatcacagacgactaaagaaaccagaaaatattcacatttgacaagctgaaaccagagaattaaaaaaaaataaatcttaaagCAATTGATTTATTAAGTAAGTAAATTAAGATTATTCCATCGATTGAATAATTGATTAACCGACTAATCTGTCTATAAGCATTATAACTCATGGGTGGTGACATATAATGACATggcataaaaatattattttaactgTGGATTTGTTATCTCGTTTCTCTTATAGGACCTCAGCAGTGTGGAGTATTTTTCTCCCAGCATCCAGCCCCTGCATCCAGTCATCTATGCCACCACTATCATACTCCTCCTGTGCCTGCTCACTATCATTATCAGCTACATCTACCACCACAGGTaaaaggggttttttttttgcactgaaaGCAAAATGGAAGCACATAGTTCAAAGGAATATAGTAATGGCTAGATAGCGTAATAGCATTGGAATCACGAGGCTAAtgcatttaataataatgtttttttttttacattgtctCTACCTCCTCGGCCATCATATTCTCACTACAATGCATTACAGTTTCTTTTAAATATCTTTGCTAATTCTGTGACGTGTTTCTGACTTCAGGTCTGTCCGTGTCAGCCGTAAGTGTTGGCACATGTTGGTCAACCTCTGCTTCCACATCTCCCTCACCTGCGGGGTCTTCGTAGGTGGCATCAATCAGACGCGTCACGCAAGTGTCTGCCAAGCAGTGAGTATacacctccacacacctccAACACCCCCGACCAAACTTAATAGTCAGCAGTTAAAATTGAACAAGTGCTTCAGATGTTTtctagggaaaaaaaagttgaaaaagttgCCTTTGGGTAAGTTTACTCAGCTTGTAAAACTTGTAGAAACACAGTAAAAGATACAGAGAAAGATACAGTGAATTGTTTCCATGGCTTTAGGCAGTCTTACACCTCTGCTCATGGTGTGTTGTACTGAGACACATTACTTAATCATTTTTCACTGCACAAAGTACCTGGATGAAAAATTTTGGCAGataactgatttatttatttaaccccCTCTGGCATAAAGCTATATCTCAAAAGGTGATTTTTCAACTCAGGCTGATGATCATGACATACTCAATACGAAATTGCTCAAGGATCATCATGCCATTTAAAAGACTCCCATGTAGTGCAttccatcatttttatttttattggtgaAACTTGATTTAACACAACAGGTTGCATTCAATCATTCTGATGTAGGAGATTGATtgcgtttcttttttttttttgctctgatgAATGTGCAATCTCTTCCAGGTGGGTATTTTGCTGCACTATTCAACTCTGGCAACAGCTCTGTGGGTGGGTGTGACCGCACGCAACATTTACAAGCAAGTGACACGCAAAGCCAAACGCTATGAAGAGCTGGACGagccgccgccaccgccgcgGCCTATGTTGAGGTATGACAATGAAGCTCTCAAAGTATAACAGAGAAGTCAGTCTGTTATAAAACCAGTACATGTAggatttttgcattttgacaAATGACAGTTCTAATgttgttaaaggaatagttcaacattttgagaaatacacttattGACTTtgttgccgagagttagatagGAAGTCTGCAgaggcaaacaaacacaacaccagaATTTAATCCGGGCAAATAAGGCAACTATATGACATGTCTATTTTCTTTTCAGTAGTTGCAACATATTGTAGCTGTTTGtacggctgcaactaaggattattttcattattgattaatctgacgcttattttctcaattaatcgattagctgtTTTGTccaggaaatggtgaaaaatatcgaTCACTGTGACTTTGAAGTGACGTCTTTAAACGCAGAAGCCGGAATGAAAGAATTTGGacaaaaattactcaaaatgataaataatcaattatcaaaatagttggcaattaatttaacagttggcaactaatcgttTAATATTTGCAGCTCCATCCGTCTGGAAGCATGGAAGTACAATTTAAATCTATACTAGGGTTTGTAATGTCAGTATAAACTGTTGCATTGAAAAATAGGAGCATATTTCTGTAGTGAGTGATGCCTTGTCTTATACAtacctttctctttttttatcttgaagATCAGACGAGACAAAGCAAGGaaaggatttttacttttaacttgatctattttacacaaacagtgCGTCTAGTGCAGCAAAACATTATATGTAATAAAATAAGTGTTTTGATCCTTACATGTTTgtaatttagatttttagatATGACTTGATGTATGTCACTTGGCTTTCTCTGGTTATAAGTGGTGTTGGGGAGATTGCCACATGGTGTCAGTGTAGAGGCCTGATGTACCATTGGACTTGTGTGTAGTTTATGCGCACTGTCACATCCTACAAAGATTAAAGCAGAACCATTTTTGTATGTTCTCTCCAAAAGGTTCTACTTAATTGGCGGAGGGATACCCATCATTGTCTGTggcatcactgcagcagctaaCATCAAAAACTACGGCAGCCGGACCAATGCACCATAGTAAGTAGTCCCTGAATGGAAAGCTATTAAAGTTCCTGTGcctcagcgtgtgtgtgtgtttgtgtgtgtgtgtgtgtgtgtgtgtgctcatggaAATGCTGCGTCATCCTATCTGGACAACAGCTTTTAATAAGGACGCATCCAAGGCTTCATCTTTTACATTCTGTCTTCAGGAGGAATTGGCTTGTTATTGACTGGCCAGACTGCGTTGCTTTGGTAAATAATGGATATTTTTATGAGAGTAGGAAAAGTTTATTCCCTGAAGTTCTGATTATAGAGGCCTGTTAATGGTATGTGCATCCAAGCAACAAGCAACCGCTGCCAGTTTACAGCGAGCACCCCGAATCCGCCCCCCCCCCGCCCTCTCTCtctacagcagcagctgtttagATTGCATTGTGGCTAACTAATTGAGAAATCTGGACCCATATCTCTCTGAAGTCTTTGGAGTTTAATTAATTTCTTGCAAGCAAGACAAATCCAGCCTGTGTTATTAAATACAATGGGACAGTTATTGTAAAAATTGGGCGCAAAAGTTTTTCAAAGACTCATTTAAGTTTGTGAAGTAAATAGTGATGGTGATAGATTAAGATGAGAAGATGAGGTATTCTTTTAATGAGCTGAATTTTCCTGCTAGGAGGTGCGATATGATGTAGGTTACTCTTAAAGAATGTTAAAAGCTACATCCTTATCTTGCATGAAATGTAAGAATTTGATTAAttggtttgtctgtctgttctctTTCTAGTTGCTGGATGGCATGGGAGCCCAGTATTGGGGCTTTTTATGGCCCGGTGGGATTCATCCTCTTTGTGAACTGCATGTACTTCCTCAGCATCCTGCTCCAGTTGCGTCGCCACCCTGAGCGCCGTTACGAGCTGAAGGAGCCGACCGAAGAGCAGCAGCATCTGGCTTCAGCCAACAGCGAGGCCGGGCCAGATGGTCCCAGCAGCCACTGCCATCCCCTCACTCTCCAGCTCCAGCCGCACGAGGCCTCTTCCTCCATAGTGTCAGCTCCCCACGCTGTGCCCCTGTCAGCTCTGGAGAATGAACATACCTTCGCTGCTCAGCTGATGGGCGCGGCAGGGGCGTTAGGATTGTATGTAGCCCTCTGGGTGTTTGGAGCCATGGCGGTATCACAGGACCACCCATTTGACTTAGCTTTCACCTGCCTGTATGGTGTGGCTGCATTGGCACTCGGGGCGTTCATATTGGCACATCACTGTGTCAACAGGCAGGACATGAGGCGCTATTGGTCCCAGACTTGTTGCTCCGGGAGACGAGCCTACTCCGCGCAGGAGGATGTCCTTCTGCCTCAGCCAGGCGTGGCAATGACATCCACAGCAGGATCCACTAACAAGGCAGATGGGGAGTCAGCAAAATGTGGCCACAGCAGTGCAGACTCTTCCTACACAAATAAGAGCGCCCCAAGCATGCGTAACTCCGCCCACGGCAGCAAGCTGACCAATCTGCACGCAGAGGCAGCTCAGTGCAAGTCTGTCTCAGCACCGGTGACTGCTAACGGTGCCGCCGTTTTGGACAACAGCCTTACTGAGCATTCAGTAgacaatgaaattaaaatgcaCGTAGCACCAGTTGAGGTGCAGTTCCGCCCGATGAACAACATTAACAATACCGCAGCTGCCACTAACGGACACGCGAGCAGGCATCACAAAAACAGAGCACGGGCGCACCGGGCAAGTCGGTTAACCGTGTTGCGAGAGTACGCCTACGACGTGCCCACCAGCGTGGACGGCAGCGTTCAGGGCGCCCCCCACAGGCGGCACCACCATTACGATATAGCAGCACGCAATAGCCGACGGGCCGCTTACATGGCCTACAGAGAGAGGCATCAGAGCCAGCTGCAGCAGGACAGCAGCGACAGCGCAAGCCTACCGCGGCGCTCTCGCTACGCAGACAAGGGAGGTGGCAGCAGTGTGGGGAATGGGACGGTGGCAAGTGTGGAGACTGAGCAGGAGGCTACCGCTGGGGCGTCTAGCTCAAGTAAAGACTCCGGTCCTGTAAAGCCGCCCAGCAGCACAGAACTAGAATCCCAACCTAAGTCATATGGGCTCAACCTCATCACTCAGAACGGTGGCACACTGAAAGAAAATGGACAACCTGTGCCTTTAATTAACTCAGAGAGTGCAGCCAGTATAAAGACCGGCTTGTGGAAACATGAAACTACTGTGTAGCGACAGTTTCCGTCCCAAAGACTGCATAGTGATATGCTCTCGCCTTCAAActgtgaaatgtctttttttttttgttgttgtttttggattgtacatttttttttggaaagattCTTTTGAAAATGATAATTGGAAAATTTACCCACATAACTACCACTGAACTGTCTTTGTAgatatgtttttgtaaatggtctatttttataacttttaatCCCAACTCCTTTATTCCAATTGAGAGTTCTGTACATGAAACTGCATGGTCTGAGCTGTGGCCCTGTTCATACCTTGAGGGgctttttttccaattttctaGTTTGTcccaacaataataataataaaaaaagttcCATTTAACTAATTGAAAGTTTTTATTCTTGTTATAACACCTACAATCTGCTCTCTTGGGTCTCTGCAGCCAGTGCAAAGGTGAGTCAGAGCTGTTTTGTTTCCAAGAATTACTCTTGCTGACAATATATGACAAGATGGTAATTGGGTTTTTCACTGACCTTCAGGTGGCCTCAGGTCCCTTTCTCTGCAGCGGAGCAGCACTTTAATTGCAACTCACTGTGGCTTTGGGCTCTGTAGGTGTTTTCTACCTGGCCGCTGGCAGATTTGATGATTGCATCGCGAAAGCTGGGCTCCCGCTGACTTGATGCCTgcctgtgattgacagctgactCACAGGGCAGCGAATCTGCCATGAGAAGAAAGGATAATGAGAGGAGTGTATCTTCTTGTTTCACCTCCTTCCATTCTCTGTCTCATCCACAGCCGACAGCTGAGCTAAAGTCCAACTCACAGCTTGACATCGCTGTTGGGGAGAGAGCGTATAACGGACAGCGAGTGTGATTTGAATGCTGAGTACTCTGGAGATGGATTAGTATCACTTTTCTGGTTGAATGCATCTGACTTAATGATTGTGTGAACAACCACAGACCATTCAAGCCTAACATTGGATCAGTTGTTTGCATTTGTCAGGTTTTTGTAGGAAAACACTTTGAGCATGTAGCATCAAAGCCTTATGTTCacttttttcactcttttctatCTTAACTAGTATGGAAGCTGTCAACAAAGCCTCAGTTTAATTAATAGACAACAGGCATGCCCCCTCCATCCTAACATCAATACTACTTGCATGCAGTACTGACTTATCTTACAAATGAAGCAGAACACAAGTGGAAGCAGCCGCAGGTCTGTGTTAGACCAATCAGCTTTGCCCATATAATTCCTAAACTACTAAAAAGTACTTAGTCTCTCTAAAGCAAACCTGGTGGCAAACCTCAGGGTTAGTTCCTGAGCTCCTCAAACGGTTCTTGGTCCCCTCAGAAGgttcctgcagtggaaaagtCCAATTATTCAGTAAGGAACACAAATTGAAAGTCactaaaatttattttaattcaatgaatcCTGCATTAACGACCATACTGAAGTAGGAAGAGGTTCGATAAGGTCAAATTATAGAGTTATGTTACTTTTAATGCAAAATTTTCACCTTAACAGTAGCAAGTAACAATAAGTACAAGATTTCTCCAGTAatgtacaaatacctcaaagtTGTACTTGAAAACACAGTATGAGTAAATATACCACATTTGTAGTGAAACCCTCTTTATGTGTAAGTGGGCATAAATCATTATATCCCTATGTGTTCTTACTGAATGAGGAATGCCAAATCATTTTCAGAATCTCCATGATGCACTGTTTGAGTTTCTTTGCTTTATTAAATAAGTCAAATACTGCCTTTTGAAAGTGATATCATAATGacatcatatcatcatcattagcaTGACTCTAACTAAGCATCTTGAAATTTTGAAGGTCATACTGAAAAATATTCCTGcaattttgtacatttaagaAATGATCAGTAATCTGATCATCCTAGTGGCAGAATAAGCAGAGACAGCACAGCTTCAATAGCTCCAATTTTTCATTAATGACATattaataaaacacatatttcactCAGGCAaagatatattgcccagccatCTTGGATATGACAAATTGTAATAAGACTTTTGAATTATGTAGAGAGTAGTTATGCCTTGATTAGTGGCAGCCTCGCTGATTCCCTAGAGGCAAGAGTGATCTTCAAATAATCGCCAATGTTCTTTAGTGCCTCCATCTGTTAAAAAGTTCATTTAAGGTTGTCAGCGAGGCAGGAATGACAGTCGGAGGATGTTTGTGCTGTGTGGGTAAAAGCTCATCAAGGCAAATAAACTGATAGTATCTCTGCTTTACAATCACAGGGACACCTTGGGCAGAAATCGATAATAAATTAAGATAAAACAAATTAAGTCATTTAGATCTATTCTTAGTCTCATTCACAGGTCTTAGGGTCAGATTACACATCTCAGAAATAATAAATCAGAGATGTGAGAATCATAATCAAACACCACCACAAAGCTTCACTTGCTGATAAACAGACTATTTTCAGATACACTGATGATCCTTCCGTGACATCTCTTATACTTTTCCACCCAGTTTCCACTTGGTGTGCTCTGTGGAGCATAGCTGAGAACAATTCTTTACCAGGAGGCCCTGGGACGACGACCATTTTCCAATCACTGCTCGCGGCGCCTGGAGGAAGCATCTGGCTTTGTTGTGGAAACTTGCCACTGGAATGAAGATTGATACTTCCTCGAAAGTGAAGCCATCTGACTGTGCTGATTGTAATTAGCTGGCTTTGGCTGTCCAGGGGAACCAAAGTATTTTACCTGCAGTGTGCTAATCACCCACAAACCTCCAAGGCCTGACATATAGATTAAAGCAGTAATTAGCATCCAGGGTTCCTGATGATCACTGTGAATGTCAAGCAGCTGTCATCAGAGATAATTGGTGAATTTACGCTGTTTGATAAGTTAAGGTGGACTCTTTAGATATTTGCAAATGAAGCATAGTCACATGCAAGTTAAGCTTAAGTCAGGGAttttgcaaatgtttgcatttaaaCACTTAGAAATCCAACACACAGTTACATAATAGTGCATTTTTAAAGGCAAATGCGTGCTTACTAAGCTGAAATTGTCCTTTGCATCGCAGGGATACTCTGACATTATTAatatacatttcagtttttttccataCTTGGAGAGTATTACATTTGCAGAATGTTTTCTAAAAAATGGCTTATATACATCCTCACTGGAGCCAAAGGATGTGACCGTCtgcaaattaacattttgtgatGCCACTTGGTTTTCATGCTGATAATGCCAAAGAGGCATTTTAGGGAAACTAAATCAGAAATAGAGAAAACCTCCCTGCCCACGTTATGTATCTGAATTAAACAACTGAAAGTGGAATGCATGAAAATAACTGATATTAATGGCAAATGCAGATTATTCAAAAGTTATTCTTCAGTTTGTGATTTCAGGGGCAAGAACCACAATCCTCACAGCATTCGTTGAACTCTGACCTCAGTTTTACTTTCTAATAGTCAAAGCAATGTAAAAGCTCTCTCGGTTTAAAATTATAACATATTTCCCCTGTGAATAAGGCTTTGTTCTGAGGCTGTGTCTTTGTTGTGGTTGATCAAATTTCTCCTCTCGCTTTAGATAATGAACTTTCTTTGGTCTTTACTCTACTTGGTCATATTATGTCCTTCGAGTTCAAGAATCTTTGACAGTCTCATAAGACAAAACCAGACAGATGAAGAGCTTGTTACCTCTCTTTGATAACAGTGCATTAATGGGTTCTGAGATTGCCTTTGTGACATTCAGTACTGGGCCTGAATAAGATTAATGCTTTACCTCTCTGTCTTACTTCATTCAAACTGTTTTATGTCCAAATGGCAGAAGAGCGGCTTGTAAGTGCCATCTTAAGTAATGGTGACTGTCAGCGACTGGAGATTGCGACTCCACATCTCATTCCGTCAAATCACCCGAAACTGCAAAATCAGCTACAGTTCCCACCTCATAGTGCCAAAAAATTCAACCTTGACGTATTTTGACTTGCAGTACTTGTCCTGACTACTAGAATGTGTTTGATGATATTACAGATAGAtattacagtcatttttttaactgtatgtTTAGATGAATGGAAGTGATGGAATTCTAATATCAGCACAGTCTCCTCAttaaacacagcacagagacCTTGTGCAAACCAAAATATATCGTGATTAAACTTTGGGCACCatcagagaggaagacaaaaataGATGCTCATTTCATGATCTCAGGGGGGGAATGCGAGGAGAGGAGGGATCTGCTACTGGATGATATCATTAAATCAGAATCATGCTGAAAATATTTGCCTGGTCTTCAACTACATGTTATGATGATATATTGTGGTCTACATGCTCTCAAGTTCTCAGCTGACCTAAATGGATAAATTGCTGTTTTGAACAATATGAATTCcccttttctccatttttctttcCTATTATTAGCAAGAAAAATGAAGGTCAGTCACTCTCCAATGTCAGTTTCAATCTTTTTTCATATAGTCACACGTGCACACACTGCCATATAATGATGACATCGAGCCATCTGCAGAGCTCTCATCCCCATGTGTTGGCGGACCTGTGCTTTCATTAATGCTCTCATATTGCCATCCATCTACCTGTGCCAGTCTGTCTGGGCAgattttggcttcatttttctgCCCAGGTGTTCTGTTATTTATAGCTACCTCAAAAACAGTATCAGTCATTGTTTGCGATGACAGTTTCAGTCAGAGGCCCTCTCACTCGTCTTGGAAATTGACAGTTGTCTGTTAGAGTGCATTTGACTTGTCTGCACAGTTAACTGTATTTCCTGGGGTTTGGGATGGAGTTTTTTGGAATTTAAAATAAGCAAATGTGAAGACTGACTTATTTAAGTTTTGTGCTCTTTTTTGATGTCTTGTGAGATTATTGATAACCCACAAACACCCATTGACAACAAAACCTTGAAAGCGTTTAATGTAGTTGATTGCAACATATAATAAGTCATTTTAGACTTAGcgaaacatttaacattttgagaaataagcTTGTTCGCTGTCTGGAAGAGAGGTAGGCGGGTAGctcccatggatgtattataataaaatatataacacgCATCACATAAGACATTCATGGTAGCTCACGGTCataaaagtgaagccaatgcggaagtaccttaaacctgcattctctcaaatggccagcagggggcgactccactagTTGCAAGAAGAATGATTGGAACGATtttatggaagtctatgagaaaatgaccctacttctcacttgatttattacctctgtaaacactttcctaatgagtttatggtctcaatctctagtTTCAAGTcctcttcaatacagcatgatgttcattttgtaaattatagtcccatttagagtaaaatagatgataaagcagggtgtgctttagggtgtggctaccttgtgattgacaagttgcttcCACGGCGACAACGTTGGTAACGTaacgtaacgtaaccatggcggAACCCCAGATTcagtataggcgtagctgctgctatttcaaagtgttttcagttcatgaaagttcaTTGTAActttttggtcgcctaaaaaggtcttgttcagtgtttattttactAAAACACCCTCTAAGTAAtttgctgttctgtttttccggtaagtacaGTTAGTTTTAATGGGTTTAGCACTGTTTTTCCGCTAGCATAAATtagtattagcattagcattagtaGACTGtgaatgcaccgtgctaaccattGACtgactgtatttatatacagtcagtggtgcTAACCAAGATAGCAGCCCGCGCTAGGgttagctccaccctctcattcAAATAtagtcacttctggctccaaaaatcaaagatcaaAGAACTGctaaacttgaggcttcaaaagcTTCGAAacggcagtccac
It encodes:
- the adgra3 gene encoding adhesion G protein-coupled receptor A3, which produces MRVDVLQLFVILLLSGGGGSAISSDCKSYDERSKSSGKSLPADRKVVCSNMGLHQLLPPDSFPNRTVTLILNNNKIRELRNGSFFGLSTLEKLDLRSNMISRIEPGSFLGLPALKRLDLSNNSIGCLNVDIFKGLTSLIRLNLSGNMFSSLAQGTFDSLASLKSLEFQTPYLLCDCNLLWLLRWIKEKGIVVKNTKCSYPQSLQGQLITSIRPELLTCDAPLELPSFKLTPSQHQVVFQGDSLPFQCQASFVAEDMQVLWYQNGRMVKPDAAQGIFIEKRMVQNCSLIASALTISNIQPGFTGNWECRVRTSRGNTTRTVHIVVLESSAKYCAPERVSNNKGEFRWPRTLAGIRAYLPCNRLPSSAGTYSGSSGEEQQAWRYCDREGLWAEEDYSRCHFQKDVTRFLYVINQMPLNESNVVASARRLLVYTIDAANFSDKMDIIFVAEMIEKFGKFVEKFKDLGEVMVSMASNLMLADERVLWMAQREAMACSRIIASLQKIAVHRLATAQAFSLTSPNIALEAHAVRANDWNGMTCMLFQRPSPERTPGQDRQLTFKCNTTSSFSSILHKSTIVEASLQLPQSIFTQSALPGQVDDTVYKLHLLGFRNGKFFPSTGNSSQLADGGKRRSVATPVIMAMIDGMSLRVLRTPVNITLRRFARGSDAVSACWNFSLVGGQGGWQSDGCRILGHHDNFTTISCNSLGNYGLLMDLSSVEYFSPSIQPLHPVIYATTIILLLCLLTIIISYIYHHRSVRVSRKCWHMLVNLCFHISLTCGVFVGGINQTRHASVCQAVGILLHYSTLATALWVGVTARNIYKQVTRKAKRYEELDEPPPPPRPMLRFYLIGGGIPIIVCGITAAANIKNYGSRTNAPYCWMAWEPSIGAFYGPVGFILFVNCMYFLSILLQLRRHPERRYELKEPTEEQQHLASANSEAGPDGPSSHCHPLTLQLQPHEASSSIVSAPHAVPLSALENEHTFAAQLMGAAGALGLYVALWVFGAMAVSQDHPFDLAFTCLYGVAALALGAFILAHHCVNRQDMRRYWSQTCCSGRRAYSAQEDVLLPQPGVAMTSTAGSTNKADGESAKCGHSSADSSYTNKSAPSMRNSAHGSKLTNLHAEAAQCKSVSAPVTANGAAVLDNSLTEHSVDNEIKMHVAPVEVQFRPMNNINNTAAATNGHASRHHKNRARAHRASRLTVLREYAYDVPTSVDGSVQGAPHRRHHHYDIAARNSRRAAYMAYRERHQSQLQQDSSDSASLPRRSRYADKGGGSSVGNGTVASVETEQEATAGASSSSKDSGPVKPPSSTELESQPKSYGLNLITQNGGTLKENGQPVPLINSESAASIKTGLWKHETTV